A single window of Macaca mulatta isolate MMU2019108-1 chromosome 9, T2T-MMU8v2.0, whole genome shotgun sequence DNA harbors:
- the KCNIP2 gene encoding A-type potassium channel modulatory protein KCNIP2 isoform X12 encodes MCACVCVRVRARVPQAYACVCTCAPGLRVCACSRPACVSLPSALAAPASLRPHRPRLLDPDSVEDEFELSTVCHRPEGLEQLQEQTKFTRKELQVLYRGFKNECPSGIVNEENFKQIYSQFFPQGDSSTYATFLFNAFDTNHDGSVSFEDFVAGLSVILRGTVDDRLNWAFNLYDLNKDGCITKEEMLDIMKSIYDMMGKYTYPALREEAPREHVENFFQKMDRNKDGVVTIEEFIESCQKDENIMRSMQLFDNVI; translated from the exons atgtgtgcgtgcgtgtgtgtgcgtgtgcgcgcgcgcgtgcccCAGGCCTacgcgtgtgtgtgcacgtgtgcccCAGGCCTGCGTGTGTGCGCGTGCTCCAGGcctgcatgtgt TTCGCTCCCTTCAGCATTAGCCGCCCCAGCCTCCCTCCGCCCCCACAGACCCCGCCTGCTGGACCCAG ACAGCGTGGAGGATGAATTTGAATTGTCCACCGTGTGTCACCGGCCTGAGGGTCTGGAGCAGCTGCAGGAGCAAACCAAATTCACGCGCAAGGAGTTGCAGGTCCTGTACCGGGGCTTCAAGAAC GAATGTCCGAGCGGAATTGTCAATGAGGAGAACTTCAAGCAAATTTACTCCCAGTTCTTTCCTCAAGGAG ACTCCAGCACCTATGCCACTTTTCTCTTCAATGCCTTTGACACCAACCATGATGGCTCGGTCAGTTTTGAG GACTTTGTGGCTGGTTTGTCCGTGATTCTTCGGGGAACTGTAGATGACAGGCTTAACTGGGCCTTCAACTTGTATGACCTCAACAAGGATGGCTGCATCACCAAGGAG GAAATGCTTGACATCATGAAGTCCATCTACGACATGATGGGCAAGTACACATACCCTGCACTCCGGGAGGAGGCCCCAAGGGAACATGTGGAGAACTTCTTCCAG AAGATGGACAGAAACAAGGATGGCGTGGTGACCATTGAGGAATTCATTGAGTCTTGTCAAAAG GATGAGAACATCATGAGGTCCATGCAGCTCTTTGACAATGTCATCTAG
- the KCNIP2 gene encoding A-type potassium channel modulatory protein KCNIP2 isoform X17 — MNRCPRRCRSPLGQAARSLYQLVTGSLSPDSVEDEFELSTVCHRPEGLEQLQEQTKFTRKELQVLYRGFKNECPSGIVNEENFKQIYSQFFPQGDSSTYATFLFNAFDTNHDGSVSFEDFVAGLSVILRGTVDDRLNWAFNLYDLNKDGCITKEEMLDIMKSIYDMMGKYTYPALREEAPREHVENFFQKMDRNKDGVVTIEEFIESCQKDENIMRSMQLFDNVI; from the exons ATGAACCGATGCCCTCGCAGGTGCCGGAGCCCGCTGGGGCAGGCAGCGCGATCTCTCTACCAGCTGGTGACTGGGTCGCTGTCCCCAG ACAGCGTGGAGGATGAATTTGAATTGTCCACCGTGTGTCACCGGCCTGAGGGTCTGGAGCAGCTGCAGGAGCAAACCAAATTCACGCGCAAGGAGTTGCAGGTCCTGTACCGGGGCTTCAAGAAC GAATGTCCGAGCGGAATTGTCAATGAGGAGAACTTCAAGCAAATTTACTCCCAGTTCTTTCCTCAAGGAG ACTCCAGCACCTATGCCACTTTTCTCTTCAATGCCTTTGACACCAACCATGATGGCTCGGTCAGTTTTGAG GACTTTGTGGCTGGTTTGTCCGTGATTCTTCGGGGAACTGTAGATGACAGGCTTAACTGGGCCTTCAACTTGTATGACCTCAACAAGGATGGCTGCATCACCAAGGAG GAAATGCTTGACATCATGAAGTCCATCTACGACATGATGGGCAAGTACACATACCCTGCACTCCGGGAGGAGGCCCCAAGGGAACATGTGGAGAACTTCTTCCAG AAGATGGACAGAAACAAGGATGGCGTGGTGACCATTGAGGAATTCATTGAGTCTTGTCAAAAG GATGAGAACATCATGAGGTCCATGCAGCTCTTTGACAATGTCATCTAG
- the KCNIP2 gene encoding A-type potassium channel modulatory protein KCNIP2 isoform X14, whose translation MRGQGRKESLSDSRDLDGSYDQLTGHPPGPTKKALKQRFLKLLPCCGPQALPSVSENSVEDEFELSTVCHRPEGLEQLQEQTKFTRKELQVLYRGFKNECPSGIVNEENFKQIYSQFFPQGDSSTYATFLFNAFDTNHDGSVSFEDFVAGLSVILRGTVDDRLNWAFNLYDLNKDGCITKEEMLDIMKSIYDMMGKYTYPALREEAPREHVENFFQMDRNKDGVVTIEEFIESCQKDENIMRSMQLFDNVI comes from the exons ATGCGGGGCCAGGGCCGCAAGGAGAGTTTGTCCGATTCCCGAGACCTGGACGGATCCTACGACCAGCTCACGG GCCACCCTCCAGGGCCCACTAAAAAAGCGCTGAAGCAGCGATTCCTCAAGCTGCTGCCTTGCTGCGGGCCCCAAGCCCTGCCCTCAGTCAGTGAAA ACAGCGTGGAGGATGAATTTGAATTGTCCACCGTGTGTCACCGGCCTGAGGGTCTGGAGCAGCTGCAGGAGCAAACCAAATTCACGCGCAAGGAGTTGCAGGTCCTGTACCGGGGCTTCAAGAAC GAATGTCCGAGCGGAATTGTCAATGAGGAGAACTTCAAGCAAATTTACTCCCAGTTCTTTCCTCAAGGAG ACTCCAGCACCTATGCCACTTTTCTCTTCAATGCCTTTGACACCAACCATGATGGCTCGGTCAGTTTTGAG GACTTTGTGGCTGGTTTGTCCGTGATTCTTCGGGGAACTGTAGATGACAGGCTTAACTGGGCCTTCAACTTGTATGACCTCAACAAGGATGGCTGCATCACCAAGGAG GAAATGCTTGACATCATGAAGTCCATCTACGACATGATGGGCAAGTACACATACCCTGCACTCCGGGAGGAGGCCCCAAGGGAACATGTGGAGAACTTCTTCCAG ATGGACAGAAACAAGGATGGCGTGGTGACCATTGAGGAATTCATTGAGTCTTGTCAAAAG GATGAGAACATCATGAGGTCCATGCAGCTCTTTGACAATGTCATCTAG
- the KCNIP2 gene encoding A-type potassium channel modulatory protein KCNIP2 isoform X7 has protein sequence MRGQGRKESLSDSRDLDGSYDQLTGHPPGPTKKALKQRFLKLLPCCGPQALPSVSEIGRVFRFLGDSSLPSALAAPASLRPHRPRLLDPDSVEDEFELSTVCHRPEGLEQLQEQTKFTRKELQVLYRGFKNECPSGIVNEENFKQIYSQFFPQGDSSTYATFLFNAFDTNHDGSVSFEDFVAGLSVILRGTVDDRLNWAFNLYDLNKDGCITKEEMLDIMKSIYDMMGKYTYPALREEAPREHVENFFQKMDRNKDGVVTIEEFIESCQKDENIMRSMQLFDNVI, from the exons ATGCGGGGCCAGGGCCGCAAGGAGAGTTTGTCCGATTCCCGAGACCTGGACGGATCCTACGACCAGCTCACGG GCCACCCTCCAGGGCCCACTAAAAAAGCGCTGAAGCAGCGATTCCTCAAGCTGCTGCCTTGCTGCGGGCCCCAAGCCCTGCCCTCAGTCAGTGAAA TTGGCCGGGTCTTCCGCTTTCTCGGTGACAGTTCGCTCCCTTCAGCATTAGCCGCCCCAGCCTCCCTCCGCCCCCACAGACCCCGCCTGCTGGACCCAG ACAGCGTGGAGGATGAATTTGAATTGTCCACCGTGTGTCACCGGCCTGAGGGTCTGGAGCAGCTGCAGGAGCAAACCAAATTCACGCGCAAGGAGTTGCAGGTCCTGTACCGGGGCTTCAAGAAC GAATGTCCGAGCGGAATTGTCAATGAGGAGAACTTCAAGCAAATTTACTCCCAGTTCTTTCCTCAAGGAG ACTCCAGCACCTATGCCACTTTTCTCTTCAATGCCTTTGACACCAACCATGATGGCTCGGTCAGTTTTGAG GACTTTGTGGCTGGTTTGTCCGTGATTCTTCGGGGAACTGTAGATGACAGGCTTAACTGGGCCTTCAACTTGTATGACCTCAACAAGGATGGCTGCATCACCAAGGAG GAAATGCTTGACATCATGAAGTCCATCTACGACATGATGGGCAAGTACACATACCCTGCACTCCGGGAGGAGGCCCCAAGGGAACATGTGGAGAACTTCTTCCAG AAGATGGACAGAAACAAGGATGGCGTGGTGACCATTGAGGAATTCATTGAGTCTTGTCAAAAG GATGAGAACATCATGAGGTCCATGCAGCTCTTTGACAATGTCATCTAG
- the KCNIP2 gene encoding A-type potassium channel modulatory protein KCNIP2 isoform X20: protein MRGQGRKESLSDSRDLDGSYDQLTDSVEDEFELSTVCHRPEGLEQLQEQTKFTRKELQVLYRGFKNECPSGIVNEENFKQIYSQFFPQGDSSTYATFLFNAFDTNHDGSVSFEEMLDIMKSIYDMMGKYTYPALREEAPREHVENFFQKMDRNKDGVVTIEEFIESCQKVQLPALDITLTWTQA, encoded by the exons ATGCGGGGCCAGGGCCGCAAGGAGAGTTTGTCCGATTCCCGAGACCTGGACGGATCCTACGACCAGCTCACGG ACAGCGTGGAGGATGAATTTGAATTGTCCACCGTGTGTCACCGGCCTGAGGGTCTGGAGCAGCTGCAGGAGCAAACCAAATTCACGCGCAAGGAGTTGCAGGTCCTGTACCGGGGCTTCAAGAAC GAATGTCCGAGCGGAATTGTCAATGAGGAGAACTTCAAGCAAATTTACTCCCAGTTCTTTCCTCAAGGAG ACTCCAGCACCTATGCCACTTTTCTCTTCAATGCCTTTGACACCAACCATGATGGCTCGGTCAGTTTTGAG GAAATGCTTGACATCATGAAGTCCATCTACGACATGATGGGCAAGTACACATACCCTGCACTCCGGGAGGAGGCCCCAAGGGAACATGTGGAGAACTTCTTCCAG AAGATGGACAGAAACAAGGATGGCGTGGTGACCATTGAGGAATTCATTGAGTCTTGTCAAAAGGTACAGCTCCCTGCCCTCGACATTACCCTGACCTGGACTCAGGCCTGA
- the KCNIP2 gene encoding A-type potassium channel modulatory protein KCNIP2 isoform X10 produces the protein MRGQGRKESLSDSRDLDGSYDQLTGHPPGPTKKALKQRFLKLLPCCGPQALPSVSESKCLSSVLTAPQTAWRMNLNCPPCVTGLRVWSSCRSKPNSRARSCRSCTGASRTLASHHMSHVECPSGIVNEENFKQIYSQFFPQGDSSTYATFLFNAFDTNHDGSVSFEDFVAGLSVILRGTVDDRLNWAFNLYDLNKDGCITKEEMLDIMKSIYDMMGKYTYPALREEAPREHVENFFQKMDRNKDGVVTIEEFIESCQKDENIMRSMQLFDNVI, from the exons ATGCGGGGCCAGGGCCGCAAGGAGAGTTTGTCCGATTCCCGAGACCTGGACGGATCCTACGACCAGCTCACGG GCCACCCTCCAGGGCCCACTAAAAAAGCGCTGAAGCAGCGATTCCTCAAGCTGCTGCCTTGCTGCGGGCCCCAAGCCCTGCCCTCAGTCAGTGAAAGCAAGTGCCTCTCAT CTGTCCTCACCGCTCCGCAGACAGCGTGGAGGATGAATTTGAATTGTCCACCGTGTGTCACCGGCCTGAGGGTCTGGAGCAGCTGCAGGAGCAAACCAAATTCACGCGCAAGGAGTTGCAGGTCCTGTACCGGGGCTTCAAGAAC TCTTGCCTCCCATCACATGAGCCACGTG GAATGTCCGAGCGGAATTGTCAATGAGGAGAACTTCAAGCAAATTTACTCCCAGTTCTTTCCTCAAGGAG ACTCCAGCACCTATGCCACTTTTCTCTTCAATGCCTTTGACACCAACCATGATGGCTCGGTCAGTTTTGAG GACTTTGTGGCTGGTTTGTCCGTGATTCTTCGGGGAACTGTAGATGACAGGCTTAACTGGGCCTTCAACTTGTATGACCTCAACAAGGATGGCTGCATCACCAAGGAG GAAATGCTTGACATCATGAAGTCCATCTACGACATGATGGGCAAGTACACATACCCTGCACTCCGGGAGGAGGCCCCAAGGGAACATGTGGAGAACTTCTTCCAG AAGATGGACAGAAACAAGGATGGCGTGGTGACCATTGAGGAATTCATTGAGTCTTGTCAAAAG GATGAGAACATCATGAGGTCCATGCAGCTCTTTGACAATGTCATCTAG
- the KCNIP2 gene encoding A-type potassium channel modulatory protein KCNIP2 isoform X13 — MRGQGRKESLSDSRDLDGSYDQLTGHPPGPTKKALKQRFLKLLPCCGPQALPSVSENSVEDEFELSTVCHRPEGLEQLQEQTKFTRKELQVLYRGFKNECPSGIVNEENFKQIYSQFFPQGDSSTYATFLFNAFDTNHDGSVSFEDFVAGLSVILRGTVDDRLNWAFNLYDLNKDGCITKEEMLDIMKSIYDMMGKYTYPALREEAPREHVENFFQKMDRNKDGVVTIEEFIESCQKDENIMRSMQLFDNVI; from the exons ATGCGGGGCCAGGGCCGCAAGGAGAGTTTGTCCGATTCCCGAGACCTGGACGGATCCTACGACCAGCTCACGG GCCACCCTCCAGGGCCCACTAAAAAAGCGCTGAAGCAGCGATTCCTCAAGCTGCTGCCTTGCTGCGGGCCCCAAGCCCTGCCCTCAGTCAGTGAAA ACAGCGTGGAGGATGAATTTGAATTGTCCACCGTGTGTCACCGGCCTGAGGGTCTGGAGCAGCTGCAGGAGCAAACCAAATTCACGCGCAAGGAGTTGCAGGTCCTGTACCGGGGCTTCAAGAAC GAATGTCCGAGCGGAATTGTCAATGAGGAGAACTTCAAGCAAATTTACTCCCAGTTCTTTCCTCAAGGAG ACTCCAGCACCTATGCCACTTTTCTCTTCAATGCCTTTGACACCAACCATGATGGCTCGGTCAGTTTTGAG GACTTTGTGGCTGGTTTGTCCGTGATTCTTCGGGGAACTGTAGATGACAGGCTTAACTGGGCCTTCAACTTGTATGACCTCAACAAGGATGGCTGCATCACCAAGGAG GAAATGCTTGACATCATGAAGTCCATCTACGACATGATGGGCAAGTACACATACCCTGCACTCCGGGAGGAGGCCCCAAGGGAACATGTGGAGAACTTCTTCCAG AAGATGGACAGAAACAAGGATGGCGTGGTGACCATTGAGGAATTCATTGAGTCTTGTCAAAAG GATGAGAACATCATGAGGTCCATGCAGCTCTTTGACAATGTCATCTAG
- the KCNIP2 gene encoding A-type potassium channel modulatory protein KCNIP2 isoform X11 gives MRGQGRKESLSDSRDLDGSYDQLTGHPPGPTKKALKQRFLKLLPCCGPQALPSVSETLAAPASLRPHRPRLLDPDSVEDEFELSTVCHRPEGLEQLQEQTKFTRKELQVLYRGFKNECPSGIVNEENFKQIYSQFFPQGDSSTYATFLFNAFDTNHDGSVSFEDFVAGLSVILRGTVDDRLNWAFNLYDLNKDGCITKEEMLDIMKSIYDMMGKYTYPALREEAPREHVENFFQMDRNKDGVVTIEEFIESCQKDENIMRSMQLFDNVI, from the exons ATGCGGGGCCAGGGCCGCAAGGAGAGTTTGTCCGATTCCCGAGACCTGGACGGATCCTACGACCAGCTCACGG GCCACCCTCCAGGGCCCACTAAAAAAGCGCTGAAGCAGCGATTCCTCAAGCTGCTGCCTTGCTGCGGGCCCCAAGCCCTGCCCTCAGTCAGTGAAA CATTAGCCGCCCCAGCCTCCCTCCGCCCCCACAGACCCCGCCTGCTGGACCCAG ACAGCGTGGAGGATGAATTTGAATTGTCCACCGTGTGTCACCGGCCTGAGGGTCTGGAGCAGCTGCAGGAGCAAACCAAATTCACGCGCAAGGAGTTGCAGGTCCTGTACCGGGGCTTCAAGAAC GAATGTCCGAGCGGAATTGTCAATGAGGAGAACTTCAAGCAAATTTACTCCCAGTTCTTTCCTCAAGGAG ACTCCAGCACCTATGCCACTTTTCTCTTCAATGCCTTTGACACCAACCATGATGGCTCGGTCAGTTTTGAG GACTTTGTGGCTGGTTTGTCCGTGATTCTTCGGGGAACTGTAGATGACAGGCTTAACTGGGCCTTCAACTTGTATGACCTCAACAAGGATGGCTGCATCACCAAGGAG GAAATGCTTGACATCATGAAGTCCATCTACGACATGATGGGCAAGTACACATACCCTGCACTCCGGGAGGAGGCCCCAAGGGAACATGTGGAGAACTTCTTCCAG ATGGACAGAAACAAGGATGGCGTGGTGACCATTGAGGAATTCATTGAGTCTTGTCAAAAG GATGAGAACATCATGAGGTCCATGCAGCTCTTTGACAATGTCATCTAG
- the KCNIP2 gene encoding A-type potassium channel modulatory protein KCNIP2 isoform X8, producing the protein MRGQGRKESLSDSRDLDGSYDQLTGHPPGPTKKALKQRFLKLLPCCGPQALPSVSEIGRVFRFLGDSSLPSALAAPASLRPHRPRLLDPDSVEDEFELSTVCHRPEGLEQLQEQTKFTRKELQVLYRGFKNECPSGIVNEENFKQIYSQFFPQGDSSTYATFLFNAFDTNHDGSVSFEDFVAGLSVILRGTVDDRLNWAFNLYDLNKDGCITKEEMLDIMKSIYDMMGKYTYPALREEAPREHVENFFQMDRNKDGVVTIEEFIESCQKDENIMRSMQLFDNVI; encoded by the exons ATGCGGGGCCAGGGCCGCAAGGAGAGTTTGTCCGATTCCCGAGACCTGGACGGATCCTACGACCAGCTCACGG GCCACCCTCCAGGGCCCACTAAAAAAGCGCTGAAGCAGCGATTCCTCAAGCTGCTGCCTTGCTGCGGGCCCCAAGCCCTGCCCTCAGTCAGTGAAA TTGGCCGGGTCTTCCGCTTTCTCGGTGACAGTTCGCTCCCTTCAGCATTAGCCGCCCCAGCCTCCCTCCGCCCCCACAGACCCCGCCTGCTGGACCCAG ACAGCGTGGAGGATGAATTTGAATTGTCCACCGTGTGTCACCGGCCTGAGGGTCTGGAGCAGCTGCAGGAGCAAACCAAATTCACGCGCAAGGAGTTGCAGGTCCTGTACCGGGGCTTCAAGAAC GAATGTCCGAGCGGAATTGTCAATGAGGAGAACTTCAAGCAAATTTACTCCCAGTTCTTTCCTCAAGGAG ACTCCAGCACCTATGCCACTTTTCTCTTCAATGCCTTTGACACCAACCATGATGGCTCGGTCAGTTTTGAG GACTTTGTGGCTGGTTTGTCCGTGATTCTTCGGGGAACTGTAGATGACAGGCTTAACTGGGCCTTCAACTTGTATGACCTCAACAAGGATGGCTGCATCACCAAGGAG GAAATGCTTGACATCATGAAGTCCATCTACGACATGATGGGCAAGTACACATACCCTGCACTCCGGGAGGAGGCCCCAAGGGAACATGTGGAGAACTTCTTCCAG ATGGACAGAAACAAGGATGGCGTGGTGACCATTGAGGAATTCATTGAGTCTTGTCAAAAG GATGAGAACATCATGAGGTCCATGCAGCTCTTTGACAATGTCATCTAG